One Primulina huaijiensis isolate GDHJ02 chromosome 5, ASM1229523v2, whole genome shotgun sequence DNA segment encodes these proteins:
- the LOC140976097 gene encoding protein NOI4-like, which yields MAPFVFSHEKGRPLPKFGEWDVNNPASADGFTVIFAKARDEKKATGTAASIASPSPPPPSMSQPHESDNDPSKKKWLCCF from the exons ATGGCACCTTTTGTCTTCAGC CACGAGAAAGGTCGGCCTTTGCCGAAATTTGGGGAGTGGGACGTGAACAATCCGGCATCGGCTGATGGATTCACAGTCATATTTGCCAAGGCTAGGGACGAAAAGAAGGCAACCGGTACAGCCGCTAGCATCGCATCACCCTCTCCACCGCCTCCCTCCATGTCTCAGCCACACGAATCAGATAATGATCCCAGCAAG AAAAAGTGGCTGTGTTGCTTCTGA
- the LOC140977412 gene encoding early nodulin-like protein 21, translating to MELKPFVCITFVCLLELSLLQMGSCFQFQVGDRAGWAVPPANQTDHYNEWASRERFKIGDTVRFKYKKDSVMEVNKTEYNECNSSRPNFFSNKGDTIYTLDRSGFFYFISGATGHCEKGQQMIVWVIGQDEDSTAKSHASKNNALFAYALFLIMSAFRFFS from the exons ATGGAGTTGAAACCCTTCGTTTGCATTACATTTGTTTGTCTCTTAGAGCTGTCTTTGCTGCAGATGGGGAGTTGCTTCCAGTTTCAGGTGGGCGACAGGGCTGGTTGGGCGGTGCCACCCGCAAATCAGACCGACCACTACAATGAATGGGCCTCGCGAGAGCGGTTCAAGATTGGCGACACCGTTC GTTTCAAATATAAGAAAGACTCGGTAATGGAAGTGAACAAGACCGAGTACAACGAATGCAATTCCAGCCGCCCCAATTTCTTCTCCAACAAGGGGGACACAATCTACACGCTGGACCGGTCGGGTTTCTTCTACTTCATAAGCGGGGCGACCGGGCACTGTGAGAAGGGGCAGCAGATGATCGTTTGGGTTATCGGGCAGGACGAGGATTCCACTGCTAAGTCTCATGCTTCCAAGAACAATGCCCTTTTCGCGTATGCTCTGTTCTTGATCATGTCTGCTTTTCGGTTTTTCTCGTGA
- the LOC140976080 gene encoding uncharacterized protein: MFLKVNMQALSIWPSASESWSNCATPQLDFESYSSYNLVTGQKSLSIFRGLLCLSRGFRSRSANTELKWRFLYVYPKSKVYLSLKSKSGSRGTSLSLAWALEEQEIGDSVTQVDLENSSDFSEEDSAQFVREKLENGNSPCCVDNGGDKKNDDCPDNGDGYDGGNDLDVKLDDENNARVDVRALAWTLHSAKDADGVEKILKGKGDLPLQVYSSIIRGFGKDKKLTPAMALYDWLKRKGEETDSSLCPNLFIYNSLLGAMKQSGNFNDFEKVINDMSVNGMRPNVVTYNSLMGIYIEQGRESEALQLFKEMPQKGMSPSPATYSTVLYAYRRLEDGFGALSFFTDIIKKYQKGEIGKDSDEDWKSEFDKLENFTIRICYQVMRRWLVASENSSTEMLRLLIEMDKAGLQSGHAEYERLIWACTREEHFLVAKELYTRIREINSDISLSVCNHIIWLMGKAKKWWTALEIYEDLLDKGPKPNNLSYELMVSHFNVLLSAARKKGIWRWGVRLLNKMEEKGLKPGSREWNSVLVACSKASETAAAIEIFKRMVEQGEKPTIISYGALLSALEKGKLYDEAVRVWIHMTKVGIEPNLYAYTIMASIYAGQGKFNIVDSIIREMVTVGVDPTVVTFNAIISGCARNNLGSAGYEWFKRMEVQKITPNEITYEILIEALANDAKPRLAYELHLRSQKEGLVLSTKAYDSVVRSARMYGATIDISNLGARPPETKKKVQIRKDLSGFCNLADVPRRSKPFNRKDIYKSQTEE, from the coding sequence ATGTTTCTTAAAGTCAATATGCAAGCTTTGAGCATTTGGCCTTCAGCAAGTGAATCTTGGTCCAATTGTGCCACACCCCAGTTggattttgaatcatattctaGTTATAATTTGGTTACAGGACAGAAAAGTTTGAGTATTTTCCGTGGCCTATTGTGTTTGTCGAGAGGCTTTAGAAGTAGAAGTGCAAATACTGAGTTGAAATGGAGGTTCTTATATGTGTACCCCAAAAGCAAAGTATATTTATCATTGAAGTCAAAGAGTGGTTCCCGTGGCACCTCTCTTTCTCTGGCATGGGCATTGGAGGAACAAGAAATTGGAGATAGTGTTACCCAAGTAGATTTAGAGAACTCGAGTGATTTTTCGGAAGAAGACTCCGCACAATTTGTTCGTGAGAAATTAGAGAATGGGAACTCCCCTTGTTGCGTTGATAATGGTGGTGACAAAAAGAATGATGATTGTCCGGACAACGGTGATGGATATGATGGTGGAAATGATCTTGATGTGAAATTAGATGATGAGAATAATGCAAGAGTTGATGTTCGTGCATTGGCATGGACCTTACACTCAGCCAAAGATGCTGATGGTGTGGAAAAAATTCTGAAGGGTAAGGGTGACCTCCCTCTTCAGGTTTATTCTTCCATAATAAGAGGTTTTGGCAAGGACAAGAAACTAACCCCAGCTATGGCCCTCTACGATTGGCTTAAGAGAAAGGGTGAAGAAACTGATAGTTCTCTCTGTCCCAACTTATTTATATACAATAGCCTTTTGGGAGCGATGAAGCAATCTGGAAATTTCAATGACTTTGAAAAAGTCATAAATGATATGTCTGTAAATGGTATGCGTCCTAATGTTGTGACATACAACTCTTTAATGGGTATATATATAGAACAAGGACGAGAGTCGGAGGCCCTCCAACTTTTTAAGGAAATGCCACAGAAGGGAATGTCTCCATCTCCCGCAACTTATTCTACAGTTTTGTATGCATACCGTAGATTGGAAGATGGGTTTGGAGCATTGTCATTCTTCACcgatataataaaaaaataccaaaaaggcGAAATTGGTAAGGATTCCGATGAAGACTGGAAAAGCGAGTTTGACAAGCTTGAGAACTTCACTATTCGAATCTGCTACCAAGTGATGCGGCGTTGGCTTGTGGCTAGTGAGAACTCAAGTACTGAGATGTTGAGACTGCTAATAGAGATGGATAAGGCTGGCCTTCAGTCTGGTCATGCTGAATATGAGCGCCTCATCTGGGCATGCACTCGTGAAGAGCATTTTCTTGTGGCTAAAGAATTGTATACTCGGATAAGAGAGATAAACTCTGACATAAGTTTATCTGTTTGTAATCACATCATTTGGCTCATGGGAAAGGCGAAAAAATGGTGGACCGCATTAGAAATTTATGAGGACCTGTTGGATAAAGGCCCTAAACCAAATAACTTGTCATATGAACTAATGGTCTCTCATTTTAATGTGCTTCTATCTGCAGCTAGGAAAAAGGGTATTTGGAGATGGGGAGTAAGGTTGCTCAACAAAATGGAAGAGAAAGGCCTTAAACCAGGCAGCAGGGAGTGGAACTCTGTCCTTGTAGCCTGTTCCAAAGCTTCAGAAACTGCAGCTGCAATTGAGATATTCAAACGAATGGTGGAACAAGGCGAGAAGCCAACAATTATTTCTTATGGTGCATTGCTTAGTGCTCTTGAGAAAGGGAAACTATACGATGAGGCCGTTCGAGTCTGGATACATATGACTAAAGTGGGCATTGAACCGAACTTGTATGCGTACACCATCATGGCTTCAATATATGCTGGACAGGGTAAATTCAATATAGTTGATTCCATAATACGTGAAATGGTTACTGTAGGGGTCGATCCTACAGTTGTCACATTCAATGCAATAATAAGTGGATGTGCTCGTAATAATCTTGGAAGTGCAGGATATGAATGGTTCAAGCGTATGGAAGTTCAGAAGATAACTCCCAACGAGATTACTTACGAAATATTGATTGAGGCACTGGCGAACGATGCTAAACCAAGGCTGGCATACGAGTTGCATTTGAGGTCTCAGAAAGAGGGCCTTGTTCTGTCTACTAAGGCGTATGATTCAGTCGTCCGGTCTGCACGAATGTATGGTGCCACAATTGATATCAGCAACCTTGGTGCTCGGCCACCGGAGACGAAGAAAAAAGTGCAGATTAGGAaggatttgtctgggttctGTAATCTCGCTGATGTTCCTAGGAGGAGCAAACCATTTAACAGGAAAGACATTTACAAGTCACAGACTGAAGAATAA